The Fortiea contorta PCC 7126 genome has a segment encoding these proteins:
- a CDS encoding SDR family oxidoreductase, whose product MRLKNQVVIITGASRGLGRATALLFGKEGAHIIAASRSSSEIEQIAQQIRDAGGSAQAIPADITDPIQVLNLFQRVDEYYGKIDILINNAGIGLFGPVEELTDEALEQMLAVNVKGTVYCSQAAFKRMKQARSGQIINILSTASKVGRANESGYTASKWAQAGFTESLKAEAKPFGIRVTSFCPGGMNTAFWQTPDNQAHQQQAENFMNPYSIAELLLQIATVPAAINIDDIVIKRM is encoded by the coding sequence ATGCGTTTAAAAAATCAAGTTGTCATCATTACCGGGGCTAGTCGGGGTCTTGGTCGAGCTACAGCACTGCTGTTTGGCAAAGAGGGAGCGCACATCATCGCTGCTTCCCGCAGTTCTAGTGAAATTGAGCAGATCGCACAGCAAATCCGTGACGCTGGGGGATCTGCTCAAGCCATTCCCGCTGATATTACTGATCCAATACAAGTATTAAACTTATTTCAGCGCGTGGATGAATATTACGGCAAAATAGATATTCTGATCAACAATGCCGGAATTGGTCTGTTTGGCCCTGTCGAAGAATTGACAGATGAAGCCCTAGAGCAGATGTTAGCAGTCAACGTCAAAGGCACTGTGTACTGTTCCCAAGCAGCTTTCAAACGGATGAAACAAGCCCGTAGTGGGCAGATTATCAATATCTTATCCACCGCTAGCAAAGTCGGTCGAGCTAATGAAAGTGGGTACACTGCTTCCAAATGGGCACAAGCTGGATTTACAGAAAGCTTGAAAGCCGAAGCAAAGCCCTTTGGTATTCGTGTTACCTCGTTTTGTCCAGGTGGGATGAACACAGCTTTTTGGCAAACTCCTGATAACCAAGCTCATCAGCAGCAGGCAGAAAACTTCATGAACCCATACTCCATAGCCGAACTCCTGCTGCAGATTGCCACAGTTCCAGCAGCAATAAACATTGATGATATCGTCATTAAGCGAATGTAG
- a CDS encoding tagatose 1,6-diphosphate aldolase, with translation MINGQQNVQTPISSGKFKGLSAIADTQGIITAVATDQRGSLKKALAVATGREVSPAALTEIKQSFVDVLGLHASSLLIDPEYGLPTIEKRPPHTGIFLAYERTGFDPQIKGRLPELLPEWSVHRLVARGANGIKILLYYDPDDNSAINEVKHSFIERVGAECRAYDVPFFLEPVSYSDAINDENSVAFASVKPDKVKQSIQEFSQPHYGVDVLKVELPVDVRYIADFPANTTDKHAYNYTDAIQHIQEASTLAKVPFIYLSASATAPIFAETLRLITEADTTFSGVLYGLDLWRDSIAVYAQGGSTALNDWLYQYTVPKLQEFNQIITKYATPWWDAYSISTKDRAGC, from the coding sequence ATGATTAATGGACAGCAAAACGTGCAGACGCCTATCAGTTCTGGTAAATTCAAAGGGTTAAGCGCGATCGCCGATACGCAAGGCATCATCACTGCTGTAGCAACGGATCAACGCGGTTCCTTAAAAAAGGCTCTAGCTGTTGCAACTGGTAGAGAAGTTAGCCCCGCTGCACTTACAGAAATTAAACAAAGTTTCGTTGACGTGTTAGGACTACATGCTAGTTCCTTGTTGATAGATCCTGAATATGGTTTGCCCACAATCGAAAAGCGTCCACCACACACGGGGATATTTTTAGCGTATGAACGAACAGGTTTCGATCCACAAATCAAAGGGCGTTTACCGGAACTGCTCCCGGAGTGGTCTGTACATCGTTTAGTTGCGCGCGGTGCAAACGGCATTAAAATCTTGTTGTACTACGATCCTGATGACAACTCAGCAATTAATGAAGTCAAACATAGCTTCATTGAACGTGTAGGAGCTGAATGTCGCGCCTATGATGTGCCATTTTTTCTGGAACCTGTCAGCTACAGCGATGCTATCAATGATGAAAACTCAGTAGCATTTGCATCTGTGAAGCCAGACAAAGTTAAACAATCAATCCAAGAGTTTTCTCAGCCGCATTATGGCGTAGATGTCCTGAAAGTTGAACTGCCAGTAGATGTACGTTACATAGCCGATTTCCCAGCTAATACCACTGACAAACACGCATATAACTACACTGATGCTATTCAACACATACAGGAGGCGTCTACCCTCGCCAAAGTACCGTTTATTTACCTGAGTGCAAGTGCAACGGCTCCTATATTTGCCGAGACACTGAGATTAATTACTGAAGCCGATACTACGTTCTCAGGTGTACTGTATGGGCTTGATCTTTGGCGAGATAGTATTGCTGTTTACGCCCAGGGGGGAAGCACAGCATTAAATGATTGGCTTTACCAATACACTGTACCAAAGCTTCAGGAATTTAACCAAATAATCACCAAGTATGCTACGCCGTGGTGGGATGCGTACAGTATCTCAACTAAAGATAGGGCAGGTTGCTAG
- a CDS encoding DUF1802 family protein, whose translation MNQQFSIPTALCLPVSDIEALIQGRTIAALPQIFIRPGQRFILYPADSTVSIKAWAKCELCQILDETKPLDILSKLTIWTPQTLKEIIRQQQHLFLAYLRVYKLPLLPEILVNTNVSEKIGKFVSASNFPTVSESSPILSDRIFAQRKRQLENLEPPQHPELEELQSALASLTSFNSAAKELDDDIKVFLGWSSDQLIKQAEPNLTWINDIANFGNRSIELEEKKSNYQAGTDFENIARQSLEFLGFKVENAYKGGAGGLDLFCSKPYPIVCECKAGRLIPSGTVEELIKLGGMHLGADQFLDSAKLVIGPGNPSADILKASQKWKVSIINAMTLQKLVELKAQYPGAVNLVELQQYLEPGQIDYKIAEFIDKTEIQIKLRSQIIKAVKELSEQSSGNSTAKHQSFIVTEIRVHYNATNKSHQTDEAVHDLLIELSSPLTGYLGREKGENWRSDRFYFLRDLATNLK comes from the coding sequence ATGAATCAGCAATTTTCAATCCCCACAGCATTGTGTCTACCCGTCTCTGATATTGAAGCTTTAATACAAGGGCGAACAATAGCAGCTTTACCGCAAATATTTATCCGTCCTGGACAGAGATTTATACTTTATCCTGCTGACTCTACAGTTTCCATTAAAGCTTGGGCTAAATGTGAACTTTGCCAAATCTTAGACGAAACCAAGCCATTAGATATTTTGTCTAAATTAACAATCTGGACACCACAAACTTTAAAAGAGATCATACGACAGCAACAGCATCTTTTCTTAGCTTACTTGCGCGTTTATAAATTACCTCTGTTACCAGAAATTTTAGTCAATACTAATGTTTCTGAAAAAATAGGAAAATTTGTTAGCGCGTCTAATTTTCCCACAGTTTCTGAATCATCGCCCATATTAAGCGATCGCATTTTCGCCCAACGCAAACGCCAACTAGAAAACCTAGAACCCCCTCAGCATCCAGAATTGGAAGAATTGCAAAGTGCTTTAGCGTCTCTTACCTCCTTTAACTCGGCCGCTAAAGAATTAGATGACGATATCAAAGTCTTTTTAGGTTGGAGTAGCGATCAGCTAATTAAACAAGCAGAACCAAATTTGACTTGGATAAATGATATAGCAAACTTTGGTAATCGCAGTATAGAACTAGAAGAAAAAAAAAGTAACTATCAAGCAGGTACAGATTTTGAAAACATTGCACGTCAAAGCCTAGAATTTTTAGGATTTAAGGTTGAAAATGCTTATAAAGGTGGTGCTGGTGGCTTAGATTTGTTTTGTTCAAAACCTTACCCGATTGTTTGTGAGTGTAAAGCAGGTAGGCTGATTCCTAGCGGTACAGTTGAGGAACTAATTAAGTTGGGTGGAATGCATTTAGGTGCTGATCAGTTTCTCGATTCAGCAAAATTAGTAATTGGGCCAGGTAATCCATCTGCGGATATACTCAAAGCTTCACAAAAATGGAAAGTAAGTATTATTAATGCTATGACTTTACAAAAATTAGTTGAATTAAAAGCTCAATATCCAGGGGCTGTGAATTTAGTAGAATTACAACAATATTTAGAACCTGGTCAAATTGACTATAAAATTGCTGAATTTATTGATAAAACGGAGATACAGATTAAATTGCGATCGCAGATTATCAAAGCAGTCAAAGAATTATCTGAACAAAGCAGCGGAAACTCTACAGCTAAACACCAAAGTTTTATAGTTACAGAAATTCGTGTTCATTACAACGCCACTAATAAATCCCATCAAACTGATGAAGCTGTTCACGATTTACTGATAGAACTATCATCACCATTAACAGGCTATCTGGGGCGAGAAAAAGGAGAGAATTGGAGAAGCGATCGCTTTTATTTTTTACGCGACTTAGCAACCAACCTAAAATAA